In Candida orthopsilosis Co 90-125, chromosome 4 draft sequence, a single genomic region encodes these proteins:
- a CDS encoding phosphatidylinositol-4-kinase — MLGSDHFEETILESDFENMNIGELHIIYEKRNKTRTDIYKAKVKAFFEDFIKGLGPKFQESFSKIANVSQIVNMAKRPHKSYPESGLLPILDEASLSIHSYCSNIDSKRTLINRNPITISLLFFPQECQLAEEKCSTSKMSKKMQNKTIWTTRFNLTLLFDIFISGLRESNLVLFQFGTRTCFDN, encoded by the coding sequence ATGTTAGGCTCGGACCATTTCGAAGAAACTATTTTGGAATCAGACTTTGAGAATATGAATATAGGAGAGCTACACATCATTTACgaaaagagaaacaaaactCGTACTGATATATACAAAGCAAAAGTAAAAGCCTTCTTTGAAGATTTTATTAAAGGTCTTGGTCCAAAATTCCAAGAACTGTTTTCtaaaattgcaaatgtaAGCCAAATTGTGAATATGGCAAAACGGCCACATAAATCATATCCAGAATCGGGTTTATTGCCGATATTGGATGAGGCGAGTTTGAGCATCCACAGTTATTGCTCAAACATTGATCTGAAACGGACATTAATCAACAGGAACCCCATAACTATCAGCTTGTTATTTTTTCCCCAGGAATGTCAATTAGCCGAGGAAAAGTGTTCCACAtcaaaaatgtcaaaaaagatgcaaaacaaaaccatCTGGACCACTAGATTTAATCTAACATTATTATTTGACATTTTCATTTCTGGCTTAAGAGAATCAAATTTAGTTTTGTTCCAGTTTGGAACAAGAACTTGTTTTGATAACTAG
- a CDS encoding Hsp104 heat-shock protein, with the protein MDETQYTDNALRIIQNATNLCKENSNTQLQPIHLLAAFIPTDDTEKSSPYLQTLIQKARYEWPAFERTVNKHLVRLPSQNPPPDDIRPSYQLGQVLQNAAKIEKQQKDYYIAQDHLLLALLEDQSIKDIFKEAGIKPDAIKTQALELRGDQRIDSRQADSSSSYEFLNKYCEDFTEKAREGRIDPVIGREEEIRRVIRVLARRSKSNSVLVGDAGVGKTSIVEGVAQRIVDGDVPNVLSNARLFSLDMGALTAGAKYKGEFEERLKGVLNDISKSKEFIILFIDEIHTVMGDGKSDAANLLKPMLARGELHCIGATTFAEYRKFIAKDGAFDRRFQKIDVPAATVNETIAILRGLQPRYEIHHGVRILDSALVTAAQLASRYLTYRALPDSAVDLVDESAAAVAVARDSKPEELDTLERELHLVEVEINALERDKDADSNSKERLEAAKKKQASIEEQMGPLRERFNQERAGHDLLIAAKRKLDELEVKAQDAERRHDTATAADLRYFAIPDVEKQIEELEVRVAEEEASNLDSLLKNAVGPDQICETAARLTGIPVTKLSQAENAKLINLESELSSAVVGQSEAVKAVSNAIRLRRSGLSNPNQPPSFLFLGLSGSGKTELAKKLAGFLFADEKALIRIDCSELDKWSTSKLLGSNAGFVGYGEGNILAEPLIRRPYSVVLFDEVEKAAPEVLTILLQILDDGRITDGEGKLVNCSNAIFIMTSNLGAQYISESKGSKIDAATKEHVMSAVRSHFRPEFLNRISNIVIFNRLSRKAIAKIVKIRLNELTKRFEDNGKRITLHLDDDAMNYLIKNGWSADLGARPLNRLIQNEILNRLAVFILKGQIKDKETVNIVVGEKGLEVLPNHEAEDEAMNDVNDWEDSEDEDDDEKEELD; encoded by the coding sequence atgGACGAAACTCAATACACTGATAACGCATTGCGTATTATACAAAATGCAACCAACTTGTGtaaagaaaattcaaatactcAATTACAACCTATACATTTACTAGCTGCATTTATCCCCACTGACGATACTGAAAAATCATCTCCATATTTACAAacattgattcaaaaagCCAGATACGAATGGCCAGCATTTGAAAGAACTGTCAATAAACATTTGGTGAGGTTACCTAGTCAAAACCCACCACCTGATGATATTAGACCAAGCTATCAATTAGGTCAGGTATTGCAAAATGCGgccaagattgaaaaacaacaaaaggatTATTACATTGCTCAAGATCATTTGTTATTGGCTCTTTTGGAagatcaatcaatcaaggATATCTTTAAAGAAGCTGGCATTAAGCCTGATGCAATCAAGACCCAAGCTTTGGAATTGAGAGGTGATCAACGAATTGATTCGAGACAAGctgattcttcttcaagCTATGAGTTCTTAAACAAGTACTGTGAAGATTTTACTGAAAAGGCAAGAGAAGGTAGAATTGATCCGGTTATTggaagagaagaagaaattagaCGAGTGATTAGAGTTCTTGCTAGAAGAtcgaaatcaaattcagttTTAGTTGGTGACGCCGGGGTTGGTAAAACttccattgttgaaggtgTTGCTCAAAGGATTGTTGATGGCGATGTGCCCAATGTCTTGTCTAATGCAAGATTATTTTCTCTTGATATGGGAGCTTTGACTGCTGGTGCCAAATACAAGggtgaatttgaagaaagattAAAGGGAGTATTGAATGATATTTCTAAGTCTAAAGAATTTATCattttatttattgatgaaattcaTACTGTTATGGGTGATGGTAAATCGGATGCTGCTAatcttttgaaaccaaTGTTGGCAAGAGGTGAATTACATTGTATTGGTGCCACTACTTTTGCTGAATATCGTAAATTCATAGCCAAAGATGGGGCCTTTGATagaagatttcaaaaaattgatgtaCCAGCAGCAACTGTTAACGAAACCATTGCTATATTGAGAGGATTACAACCAAGATATGAAATCCATCATGGAGTTAGAATCTTGGATAGTGCTTTGGTTACTGCTGCACAATTGGCATCAAGGTACTTGACTTATAGAGCATTGCCTGATTCAGCAGTTGATttagttgatgaaagtgctgctgctgttgccGTTGCTAGAGATTCCAAACCTGAAGAATTGGACACCCTTGAACGTGAATTACATTtggttgaagttgaaatcaatgCATTGGAAAGAGATAAGGATGCCGATTCAAATTCCAAAGAAAGATTAGAAGCCgctaaaaagaaacaagcCAGTATCGAAGAACAAATGGGTCCCCTTAGAGAAAGATTCAACCAAGAACGTGCTGGACACGATTTGCTTATTGCTgcaaagagaaaattggatgaattggaagTCAAGGCTCAAGACGCGGAAAGAAGACACGATACTGCCACTGCTGCCGATTTAAGATATTTTGCCATCCCCGATGTTGAAAagcaaattgaagaattggaagtCAGAGTAGCTGAAGAGGAAGCTTCTAATTTAGATAGTTTGTTAAAGAATGCTGTTGGACCAGATCAAATTTGTGAAACTGCAGCTAGATTAACTGGTATTCCAGTAACCAAATTAAGTCAAGCTGAAAATGCtaaattaatcaatttggaatcagAATTGTCAAGTGCTGTTGTTGGGCAATCAGAAGCAGTGAAAGCAGTTTCCAATGCCATAAGATTAAGAAGATCTGGATTATCAAACCCTAATCAACCACCATCATTTTTGTTCCTTGGTCTTTCTGGATCGGGTAAGACTGAATTGGCAAAGAAATTAGCTGGTTTCTTATTTGCTGATGAAAAAGCTTTGATTCGGATTGATTGTTCTGAATTGGACAAGTGGTCAACGTCAAAACTTTTGGGTTCCAATGCTGGTTTTGTTGGATATGGTGAAGGTAACATTCTTGCCGAACCTTTAATCAGAAGGCCATATTCAGTCgtattgtttgatgaagttgaaaaagcaGCACCTGAAGTATTGACCATTcttttacaaattttggaTGATGGTAGAATTACTGATGGTGAAGGaaaattggtcaattgtTCCAATGCCATTTTCATAATGACATCCAACTTGGGTGCACAATATATTAGTGAGTCCAAGGGAAGCAAGATAGATGCTGCAACTAAAGAACATGTCATGAGTGCAGTTCGTTCCCATTTCAGACCAGAGTTTTTGAATCGTATTTCCAACATTGTCATATTTAACAGGTTATCCAGAAAAGCCATTGCCAAGATTGTCAAAATCAGATTAAACGAATTAACGAAACGTTTTGAAGATAATGGCAAGAGAATTACATTACATTTAGATGACGATGCCATGAATTATTTAATCAAGAATGGTTGGTCAGCTGATTTAGGTGCAAGACCATTAAACCGTTtaattcaaaatgaaatctTGAATAGATTGGCAGTTTTCATCTTAAAGGGACAAATTAAAGATAAAGAAACTGtcaatattgttgttggtgaaaaaGGCTTGGAAGTTTTACCTAATCATGAAGCTGAAGATGAAGCTATGAATGATGTTAATGATTGGGAAGATagtgaagatgaagatgatgatgaaaaggaGGAGTTAGACTAG
- a CDS encoding Rgs2 protein (member of RGS superfamily): protein MNDYHQINTTNRISSTAPTTPCVGTKHFNLPCNNNNNLSMQQQQQISEEEQDIPSLHDLIHNSTTTLDKQTTTQGNDNDDDDNSNSNSNSNNNNNNAVSYHNPNITLHSFNNYLSSIHCQENLQFILELNKFLTSTNKSNTNETLTHWQQIYSKFLIAESDWEVNLPSRLSSNLHFAQYPNESTLHNCKSYIINELLQNLYHEYLKTVTKNKCGLYRRRSVAMGSLPMRKNSNPITEDNKDNKDNKDNNESTFSSNALSPDHVRPTIDTAIIEQQCPLTPPYSPPPQLQLQQTPQTPVVSQYLQIPASASSSQSQPHSSLTRHISFFGRNSKRRHSSNSTKTTVTTNAHKHHDHHSHHDNKSKSKSNNSISPTRKHSHSKIKNHKFSSVMIDGYDYYSIPVDMDNSSFISSTSSSSASSSSLPPTSRSRPPSVCSNLVSDVLSSSSSAASTKSLTADVSPKELHDTPASSRNNSSSSKSGPSNYYKSQITTPITMVTSPTTLSGAGGSIHKIVDNSMSYFNKMKKFKFKRNNHEDYDDEC, encoded by the coding sequence ATGAACGACTATCATCAGATAAATACTACTAATAGAATATCTTcaacagcaccaacaacacCTTGTGTTGGAACAAAACATTTTAATCTACCTTgcaataacaataacaaccTATCTatgcaacagcagcaacaaatATCCGAGGAGGAACAGGATATTCCTTCTTTACATGATCTAATCCACAACTCAACCACTACCTTGGATAAACAAACTACAACCCAAGGCAATgacaatgatgatgacgacaacagcaacagcaacagcaacagcaacaacaacaacaacaacgcTGTCTCATACCATAACCCCAACATCACCCTACAttccttcaacaattaCCTTTCTTCCATACATTGTCAAgaaaatttacaatttaTACTTgaactcaacaaattcctaacatcaacaaataaaaGCAACACAAACGAAACACTAACGCATTGGCAACAAATTTATTCCAAATTTCTTATTGCTGAATCAGATTGGGAAGTCAATTTACCCAGCCGATTAAGTTCAAATTTACATTTTGCTCAATACCCCAATGAATCTACTTTACACAATTGTAAATCGTACATTATAAATGAAttattgcaaaatttatatcatgaatatttgaaaactgTGACAAAGAATAAATGTGGACTATACAGAAGACGATCAGTTGCTATGGGGTCATTACCAATGAGAAAGAATAGCAATCCAATTACTGAAGATAACAAGGATAACAAGGATAACAAGGATAATAATGAATCTACCTTTAGTTCAAATGCACTACTGCCTGATCATGTGAGGCCAACGATTGATACTGCCATCATAGAACAACAATGTCCTTTGACTCCACCATATTCGCCACCACCACAgttgcaattgcaacaGACACCACAGACACCAGTAGTGCTGCAATATTTACAAATACCAGCCTCTGCCCTGTCTTCTCAATCACAGCCACATTCACTGTTGACTCGTCATATTTCATTCTTTGGTAGAAATAGCAAGAGACGCCACAGTAGTAATAGCACTAAAACTACCGTCACCACCAACGCTCATAAACATCATGATCATCATAGCCACCATgacaacaaaagcaaaagcaaaagcaatAACAGTATCAGTCCTACTCGCAAACACAGCCAcagcaaaatcaaaaaccaCAAGTTTTCATCAGTAATGATTGATGGTTATGATTACTACTCTATCCCAGTTGATATGGATAATAGCAGCTtcatatcatcaacatcttcgTCATCTGcatcgtcatcttcattacCTCCTACTTCTAGATCACGTCCACCTTCAGTATGTTCCAATTTAGTGTCTGATGTcttatcttcatcttcatcagcaGCATCTACAAAATCATTAACTGCTGATGTATCACCAAAGGAGTTGCATGATACTCCTGCTTCATCAAGAAACAATTCAAGTAGTTCCAAATCAGGTCCATCGAATTATTACAAAAGTCAAATCACTACACCCATTACCATGGTTACTAGTCCTACTACTCTAAGTGGCGCTGGTGGTAGTATACAcaagattgttgataattcaATGAGCTACTTCAAtaagatgaagaagtttaAATTCAAGAGGAATAATCATGAAGATTATGACGATGAGTGTTAG
- a CDS encoding Kgd2 dihydrolipoamide S-succinyltransferase: MLSRGVNSSLKRTAQRALKSNVATTSLKFSSVQATRSLHNQPITKTHHNTINNKFASLSLGSVRYASTKVKVPDMAESITEGTLAAFNKEVGDFVNLDETIATIETDKIDVEVNAPVSGTITKFLVDVESTVEVGQEIAEIEEGDAPEGGASAKKEESSSGKDEGEQQKEEPKKEEPKKEESKPEPKKEEPKKESKPAPPKKESSSPKKQETSSSSDAPTFTNFSRSEERVKMNRMRLRIAERLKESQNTAASLTTFNEVDMSNLMEMRKLYKDEFLEKTGIKLGFMGAFSKAACLAAKDIPAVNASIENNDTLVFRDYTDISIAVATPKGLVTPIVRNAESRSILGIEKEIAALGKKARDGKLALEDMVGGTFTISNGGVFGSLYGTPIINMPQTAVLGLHGVKQRPVTVNGQIVSRPMMYLALTYDHRVLDGREAVTFLKTIKELIEDPRKMLLLE, encoded by the coding sequence ATGTTGTCAAGAGGAGTTAATTCAAGTTTAAAAAGAACTGCTCAAAGAGCACTCAAGTCAAATGTTGCCACCActagtttgaaattttccaGCGTTCAAGCTACTAGATCTCTTCATAATCAACCGATTACCAAAACTCACCacaacaccatcaacaataaattCGCTTCCTTGTCTTTAGGTTCTGTTAGATATGCGTCTACCAAAGTCAAAGTACCAGATATGGCTGAATCAATCACTGAAGGTACTTTAGCTGCTTTCaataaagaagttggagattttgtaaatttaGATGAAACTATCGCTACTATTGAAACTGATaagattgatgttgaagtcAATGCTCCAGTTAGTGGTACTATCACCAAATTTTtagttgatgttgaatcaaCTGTTGAAGTTGGACAAGaaattgctgaaattgaagaaggcGATGCTCCAGAAGGTGGTGCTTCAGCCAAGAAGGAAGAATCATCATCGGGTAAGGATGAAGGagaacaacaaaaggaaGAGCCAAAGAAAGAGGAACCAAAGAAGGAAGAATCCAAACCAGAACCTaaaaaagaagaaccaAAGAAAGAATCTAAACCAGCCCCTCCAAAGAAggaatcatcatcaccaaagaaacaagaaacttcctcttcttcagATGCTCCAACTTTTACCAACTTTTCTAGAAGTGAAGAAAGAGTCAAGATGAACAGAATGAGATTAAGAATTGCTGAACGTCTTAAGGAATCACAAAACACTGCTGCTTCATTAACTACATTCAATGAAGTTGACATGTCCAATTTAATGGAAATGAGAAAATTATACAAGGATgaatttttggaaaaaacTGGAATCAAATTAGGTTTCATGGGTGCATTCTCCAAGGCTGCTTGTTTGGCTGCTAAAGACATCCCAGCTGTCAATGCCtccattgaaaacaatgacaCCTTAGTTTTCAGAGATTATACTgatatttcaattgctgTTGCTACACCAAAGGGTTTAGTCACTCCAATTGTTCGTAATGCCGaatcaagatcaattttgggtattgaaaaagaaattgctgCCTTGGGTAAAAAAGCCAGAGATGGTAAATTAGCCTTGGAAGATATGGTTGGTGGTACATTCACCATTTCTAATGGAGGTGTCTTTGGATCCCTTTATGGTACTCCAATTATTAATATGCCACAAACTGCCGTATTAGGATTACATGGTGTCAAACAAAGACCAGTCACTGTTAACGGACAAATCGTTTCTAGACCAATGATGTATTTGGCCTTGACTTATGATCATAGAGTTTTGGATGGTAGAGAAGCTGTTACATTTTTAAAGACTattaaagaattgattgaagatcCAAGGAAAATGTTACTTTTGGAATAA